A single genomic interval of Lacrimispora sphenoides JCM 1415 harbors:
- a CDS encoding DUF1858 domain-containing protein, which yields MQIQKDMLIGALLEMDENIAPMLMRAGMHCLGCPASQGESLEEACQVHGIDCDVLVSQINEVLAEV from the coding sequence ATGCAGATCCAGAAGGATATGTTAATAGGAGCATTGCTTGAAATGGACGAGAACATTGCACCTATGTTAATGCGCGCAGGTATGCATTGCCTCGGCTGTCCGGCATCTCAGGGTGAGTCCCTGGAGGAAGCCTGCCAGGTTCATGGAATAGACTGTGATGTACTGGTTTCCCAGATTAACGAAGTGTTAGCAGAAGTATAG
- a CDS encoding AraC family transcriptional regulator yields MSEKQTTYKNVAGFRCLRNIKRQTNDLYLVHCGIQQCPPGYTYDHKIPNEYHLHFVLGGAGSLEINGKRYDIKTDDIFLIPKGHPVLYNADLKNPWEYMWITFDGEMAEAYLSYAGISPQLPAIHSQIPNQLYLPMIHKILDTSELTFANEIKRVGYLYEILSTLIEMQNTIRTIKKNQYDYSIDTYVDYALQYIKLNYDSIKVQDIADYIGINRSYLTTIFKKQLHVSPQEYLMRYRLNIAANQLATTSLSIQEIATDIGYHNPLTFSKIFKQEFGVSPKHYREEKRQS; encoded by the coding sequence TTGAGCGAAAAACAAACGACTTATAAAAATGTTGCCGGGTTCCGCTGCTTAAGGAACATTAAACGGCAGACCAATGATCTGTACCTGGTCCACTGCGGGATCCAGCAGTGTCCTCCGGGATACACCTACGATCACAAGATTCCAAATGAATATCACCTTCACTTTGTGCTGGGCGGCGCAGGCTCTCTGGAAATTAATGGGAAACGGTATGATATAAAAACCGATGACATCTTTCTCATTCCCAAGGGACATCCCGTTCTTTACAATGCGGATCTTAAAAATCCCTGGGAGTACATGTGGATTACCTTTGACGGAGAGATGGCAGAGGCTTATTTAAGCTATGCGGGCATATCCCCGCAGCTCCCTGCCATCCATTCCCAGATTCCCAATCAGCTTTATCTTCCCATGATACACAAAATACTGGATACCAGCGAACTGACCTTTGCCAATGAAATCAAGCGGGTGGGATACCTATACGAGATATTGTCCACCCTGATCGAAATGCAGAATACCATAAGAACCATTAAGAAGAACCAGTACGACTATTCCATCGATACTTATGTAGATTATGCCCTTCAGTATATTAAGCTGAACTACGACAGTATCAAGGTCCAGGACATCGCAGACTACATCGGGATCAACCGTTCCTATTTGACTACAATATTCAAAAAGCAGCTTCACGTTTCTCCTCAGGAATACTTAATGAGGTACCGGCTTAACATTGCCGCCAATCAGCTTGCCACCACATCCTTATCCATTCAGGAAATTGCCACAGACATCGGATATCATAACCCTTTAACCTTTTCCAAGATCTTTAAACAGGAATTCGGCGTCAGCCCGAAGCATTACAGGGAAGAAAAACGGCAGTCATAA
- a CDS encoding alpha-glucosidase/alpha-galactosidase, with the protein MVKITFMGAGSTIFARNVLGDCMCTPILQDAVIALYDIDQVRLSDSELILNAINKNVNEGRADIKTYLGVENRKEALSGATFVVNAIQVGGYDPCTITDFEIPKKYGLKQTIADTLGIGGIMRGLRTIPVMEDFARDMEEVCPDAYFLNYTNPMAILTGYMQRYTSIKTIGLCHSVQVCSETLLKGLDMEDKLEGRTELIAGINHMAWLLKLHDRDGNDLYPMIRQKASWKNQTEKHKDMVRFEYINQLDYYCTESSEHNAEYNPLFIKSKYPEMIEEFQIPLDEYPRRCIKQINEWEEEKNSILNNGQITHVRSHEYASYIMEAILTNKPYKIGASVLNQGLIDNLPADACVEVPCLVDGSGITPCHVGPLPTQLAAMNMTNINPQLLTIEAARNRDKKTIYQAAMLDPHTAAELNIKDIRAMVDELIAAHGDYMKMYQ; encoded by the coding sequence ATGGTAAAAATAACTTTTATGGGGGCAGGGAGCACGATATTTGCAAGAAATGTCTTAGGCGACTGCATGTGTACTCCAATACTTCAGGACGCTGTGATCGCTCTTTACGATATTGATCAGGTGCGGCTTTCGGATTCGGAGCTTATTCTGAATGCAATCAACAAAAATGTGAATGAAGGACGGGCTGATATCAAAACTTATCTGGGAGTGGAAAACCGGAAGGAGGCCTTATCCGGTGCCACCTTTGTAGTGAACGCCATTCAGGTGGGCGGTTATGATCCCTGTACGATTACAGACTTTGAAATCCCTAAAAAATACGGCTTAAAACAAACCATTGCGGATACCCTGGGGATCGGCGGAATTATGCGGGGCTTAAGGACCATTCCGGTCATGGAGGATTTTGCCAGAGACATGGAGGAGGTTTGTCCGGATGCCTACTTCTTAAATTATACCAATCCCATGGCTATCTTAACTGGTTACATGCAGCGTTACACATCCATTAAAACCATTGGTTTATGCCACAGCGTCCAGGTATGCTCAGAAACCTTATTAAAGGGCCTTGATATGGAAGATAAGCTGGAAGGGCGAACAGAATTAATTGCAGGAATTAACCATATGGCCTGGCTCTTAAAGCTCCATGACAGAGATGGAAACGACCTTTACCCCATGATCCGTCAGAAGGCCTCCTGGAAAAACCAGACAGAAAAACATAAGGATATGGTACGCTTTGAATACATCAACCAGTTAGACTATTACTGTACGGAATCCAGTGAACACAATGCAGAATACAATCCGTTGTTCATAAAATCCAAATACCCGGAAATGATCGAAGAATTCCAGATCCCTTTAGATGAATACCCGCGGCGCTGCATCAAGCAGATCAATGAGTGGGAAGAAGAAAAGAACTCTATTCTTAACAACGGACAGATCACCCATGTGCGTTCCCATGAATACGCCTCCTATATTATGGAAGCAATTCTGACCAATAAGCCTTACAAGATCGGGGCAAGTGTCTTAAACCAGGGGCTTATTGATAACCTCCCTGCCGATGCCTGCGTAGAAGTTCCCTGTCTGGTAGACGGAAGCGGAATCACTCCATGCCATGTAGGCCCCCTTCCCACCCAGCTTGCGGCCATGAACATGACAAACATAAATCCCCAGCTTCTTACCATAGAAGCCGCCCGTAACAGGGATAAGAAAACCATTTACCAGGCTGCCATGCTGGATCCTCACACTGCTGCCGAGCTTAACATAAAAGATATCCGTGCCATGGTGGATGAACTCATTGCAGCCCATGGGGATTACATGAAAATGTACCAGTAA
- a CDS encoding AraC family transcriptional regulator: protein MNQLVRGLTIYYCGREQCVSGHFFGPAIRKHYLMHVILRGKGIYRTGGEEYALKEGDAFLIKPQEVTYYQADKEEPWEYAWAAFAGTEAERMLSDYRQEENEYVYHFEHGEEWRDYMDRLVTVFESGEHSMDETAGYLYLLFSRFPKRSKEVGEYEQSYLSRAETYIRHNYSYPIQIGDVAKYVGIDRTYLYRLFMKYKGISPKQYLTAYRIMEAKRLLEDTGLSITETGLSCGFHDASVFCKSFLQTEGESPLQYRKKMREEVW, encoded by the coding sequence ATGAATCAATTGGTACGGGGGCTGACCATTTATTACTGCGGTCGTGAACAGTGTGTGTCAGGGCATTTTTTCGGACCTGCGATCCGGAAGCATTACCTGATGCATGTGATACTTAGGGGAAAGGGGATCTACCGGACAGGAGGCGAGGAATATGCCTTAAAAGAAGGAGATGCATTTTTGATCAAACCCCAGGAGGTCACGTATTATCAGGCGGATAAGGAGGAGCCCTGGGAATATGCCTGGGCAGCTTTTGCAGGGACTGAAGCGGAGAGAATGTTAAGCGATTACCGGCAGGAGGAAAATGAATATGTGTACCATTTCGAACACGGAGAGGAATGGCGAGACTATATGGACCGGCTGGTGACCGTCTTTGAAAGCGGGGAACACAGTATGGATGAGACAGCAGGGTATCTTTATCTGCTGTTTTCCCGGTTCCCAAAACGCAGCAAGGAAGTGGGAGAGTATGAGCAGAGCTATCTGTCCAGGGCGGAAACATATATACGCCATAATTACAGCTACCCCATTCAGATCGGAGATGTGGCAAAATATGTAGGAATCGACAGGACCTATCTGTACCGGCTTTTTATGAAATATAAGGGCATTTCTCCGAAGCAGTATTTAACAGCCTACCGGATCATGGAGGCTAAGCGCCTATTAGAGGATACGGGCCTTAGTATAACGGAAACCGGTTTATCCTGCGGCTTTCATGACGCTTCGGTATTCTGTAAAAGTTTCCTGCAGACAGAGGGGGAGTCTCCGCTCCAGTATCGGAAGAAGATGAGAGAAGAGGTTTGGTAA
- a CDS encoding ABC transporter substrate-binding protein → MKRKWWLTAAMAAVMAAALVGCGSKTRKETAPASAGETKQAEESSSESGNTAAQGTLTVAIWDKNQEPGLTEIMKDFTNETGIKTQIQVTPWEQYWTMLEAGATGGSLPDVFWMHSNEIARYSQYEMLLDLTDRIKESKKLEMDKFPKDIVQIYNWEGTKQYAVPKDIDTIALWYNKTMFDEAGVPYPDKDWTWDDYAEAAKKLTKADGSQYGFALRPTNDQAGWNNIVYDMGGYVISDDKKSSGFDQPGTIKALTFITDLMKEGYAPPYEVMAENTEEALFEAGKVAMITAGSWMLPELCNNDYVKENCDIAVLPKDAASGKRISIYNGLGWAASANTGMPEEAWKLIEYMGSKDAQQKQSDLGIVISAYKGTTDNWIKAYQGFNLQAYLDMMSDLVIRPYSKSTVAWNNMSYEKLIDAWTGAKSVEDVCKDMAQEMNAMLAQE, encoded by the coding sequence ATGAAACGTAAATGGTGGTTGACAGCGGCAATGGCAGCGGTTATGGCAGCAGCACTGGTTGGCTGCGGAAGCAAGACCCGGAAGGAAACTGCTCCTGCAAGCGCGGGAGAAACAAAGCAGGCGGAGGAAAGCTCCAGTGAGTCAGGAAATACGGCTGCTCAGGGAACTCTGACGGTTGCAATCTGGGACAAGAACCAGGAACCGGGACTTACGGAGATCATGAAGGACTTTACAAATGAAACGGGAATTAAAACACAGATTCAGGTAACTCCATGGGAGCAGTACTGGACCATGCTGGAGGCAGGAGCAACCGGCGGATCTCTTCCCGATGTTTTTTGGATGCATTCCAATGAGATCGCAAGGTATTCCCAATACGAGATGCTCCTGGACTTAACGGACCGGATCAAGGAGAGCAAGAAGCTGGAAATGGATAAATTCCCTAAGGACATTGTGCAGATCTATAATTGGGAAGGTACAAAGCAGTATGCAGTGCCAAAGGATATCGATACCATCGCGCTCTGGTACAACAAAACCATGTTTGATGAAGCAGGAGTCCCTTATCCCGACAAGGATTGGACCTGGGATGATTATGCAGAAGCAGCAAAAAAGCTGACCAAAGCAGATGGAAGCCAGTATGGATTTGCATTAAGGCCCACCAATGACCAGGCAGGCTGGAATAATATCGTTTATGATATGGGCGGTTATGTAATCAGCGATGATAAGAAGTCTTCCGGATTTGACCAGCCGGGAACCATCAAGGCCTTAACGTTTATCACGGATCTGATGAAAGAAGGATATGCGCCTCCATATGAAGTGATGGCGGAGAATACAGAGGAAGCTTTGTTTGAAGCTGGCAAGGTAGCCATGATTACGGCTGGCTCTTGGATGCTTCCGGAGCTTTGCAATAATGATTACGTAAAGGAAAACTGTGACATCGCAGTCCTTCCAAAAGATGCAGCCTCTGGAAAGAGGATCTCCATTTACAATGGACTGGGCTGGGCGGCTTCTGCCAATACCGGCATGCCAGAAGAAGCATGGAAGCTGATTGAATACATGGGATCAAAGGATGCTCAGCAGAAGCAGTCTGACCTTGGAATCGTTATTTCTGCCTATAAAGGGACAACGGATAACTGGATAAAGGCATATCAGGGCTTTAACCTCCAGGCATATTTAGATATGATGAGTGACCTGGTCATCAGGCCATACTCTAAATCAACGGTTGCCTGGAACAATATGAGCTATGAAAAATTAATTGATGCATGGACCGGAGCCAAGAGCGTGGAGGATGTCTGCAAGGACATGGCTCAGGAAATGAATGCCATGCTGGCACAAGAATAG
- a CDS encoding carbohydrate ABC transporter permease, giving the protein MNRKSKVSRRERSEFLWGWMFLLPTMAGLIILNIIPIFQTIYQSFFKTGAFGKGNVFIGFDNYRKLFSDGTVWQALWNTCKYAVVEVPFSIAIALVLAVFLNGKIRGRSIWRTIYFLPMVAAPAAVAMVWRWLYNSEFGLFNHLLRGIGLSGVNWISNPNIAFISVAIVGIWSVIGYNMVLFFAGLQEIPRDYYEAAQIDGANGISQFFTITLPLISPTMFFVTVTRVIGAMQVFDSIYMMMGRSNPALVKTQSLVYLFYKYSFIEGNKGYGSSIVMLLLMVILLITMIQMICQKKWVNYS; this is encoded by the coding sequence ATGAACAGAAAGTCAAAGGTATCAAGGCGGGAGAGAAGTGAATTTTTATGGGGGTGGATGTTTTTACTGCCCACCATGGCAGGGCTTATTATATTAAACATCATCCCTATTTTTCAGACCATTTATCAGAGTTTTTTCAAAACAGGGGCTTTTGGCAAAGGCAATGTATTTATTGGCTTTGACAATTACCGGAAGCTTTTTAGTGATGGGACTGTATGGCAGGCTTTGTGGAACACATGTAAATATGCGGTGGTGGAAGTACCGTTTTCCATTGCGATTGCCCTTGTGTTAGCCGTATTTTTAAATGGAAAAATCCGGGGGCGCTCAATATGGAGGACCATTTATTTCCTGCCAATGGTAGCCGCTCCCGCAGCGGTGGCTATGGTTTGGAGATGGCTTTATAATTCGGAATTCGGACTGTTTAATCATCTGCTTCGCGGGATAGGACTTTCCGGAGTGAACTGGATCTCTAATCCCAATATCGCATTCATCTCTGTGGCCATCGTGGGAATCTGGTCTGTGATCGGTTATAATATGGTACTGTTTTTTGCAGGCCTTCAGGAAATACCCAGAGACTATTATGAGGCGGCGCAGATTGACGGAGCAAACGGGATCAGCCAGTTTTTTACGATTACACTGCCCTTAATATCACCCACCATGTTTTTTGTGACCGTGACCAGAGTCATAGGGGCCATGCAGGTGTTTGACAGCATCTATATGATGATGGGAAGAAGCAACCCGGCGCTTGTAAAGACCCAGTCCCTGGTGTACCTTTTCTATAAATATTCGTTTATAGAAGGAAACAAGGGATACGGCTCTTCCATTGTCATGCTGCTTCTTATGGTAATCCTTCTGATCACAATGATTCAGATGATTTGTCAGAAAAAATGGGTGAACTACAGCTAG